The Dehalogenimonas sp. 4OHTPN genome window below encodes:
- a CDS encoding LemA family protein, whose amino-acid sequence MPVTASPFILLAAAALALGCLLGAFHFYRRRRLIDETPTSKTRGVFIGLAEVKGTAESETPLESYLAASRCVWYSYKVEEHWQRTTVNAKGHAQTQSGWKTVASETRYVPIFLKDDTGVIRVMPEGAEVHADKVFDKTCRRDDPLYYGKGPEKAVGGSTHRRRFTELALPLHDVIYVIGQARERQDAVAAEIAARKGSMFIISTHEEKHHSNRFRLYFWLWLGLGIIVAGGGVAIYLQQAGLTSYAPAVLSAAGIYLGAVAAAWVWTAYNSLVNLRQRVRQGFSQIDVELKRRADLIPNLVAVVEGFRRHESSLQHLAAELRSQAAAAGQVEESRGVSGALLAVAEKYPDLKADGQFLSLQRSLADTEERLALARDYYNSIATFFRTRLEVFPDALLGRLLGFQPLPLLQAETFERAAVAINLVD is encoded by the coding sequence ATGCCGGTAACCGCCTCGCCCTTCATCCTCCTGGCCGCCGCCGCGCTGGCATTGGGCTGCCTGCTGGGCGCCTTCCACTTCTACCGACGCCGCCGCCTGATAGATGAAACGCCCACGTCAAAGACCCGGGGCGTCTTTATCGGTCTGGCGGAGGTCAAAGGCACCGCGGAGTCGGAGACGCCGCTGGAAAGCTACCTGGCCGCCAGCCGCTGCGTCTGGTACTCCTATAAAGTGGAGGAACACTGGCAGCGGACTACGGTGAACGCCAAAGGGCACGCCCAGACCCAGAGCGGCTGGAAGACGGTTGCCTCAGAGACCAGATACGTGCCCATCTTCCTGAAGGACGATACCGGGGTTATCCGCGTCATGCCGGAGGGCGCGGAGGTTCACGCCGATAAAGTCTTCGATAAAACCTGCCGCCGCGACGATCCGCTCTACTACGGCAAGGGGCCGGAGAAGGCGGTTGGCGGTTCCACCCACCGGCGCCGCTTCACCGAACTGGCACTGCCCCTGCACGATGTCATCTATGTCATCGGTCAGGCCAGGGAGCGGCAGGACGCGGTAGCCGCGGAGATCGCGGCGCGCAAGGGCTCCATGTTCATCATCTCCACCCATGAGGAGAAACACCACTCGAACCGGTTCCGGCTTTACTTCTGGCTCTGGCTGGGGCTCGGAATAATCGTCGCCGGCGGCGGCGTGGCGATATATCTCCAGCAGGCTGGCCTGACCTCCTACGCCCCGGCGGTTCTCTCCGCGGCTGGGATCTATCTCGGCGCCGTTGCGGCAGCCTGGGTATGGACTGCCTACAACAGCCTGGTCAACCTGCGTCAGCGGGTACGCCAGGGATTTTCCCAGATTGATGTGGAACTCAAGCGCCGGGCTGACCTGATTCCCAACCTGGTTGCCGTCGTGGAAGGCTTCCGCCGCCACGAAAGCTCGCTTCAGCATCTGGCCGCCGAACTCCGCAGTCAGGCGGCAGCCGCCGGCCAAGTTGAGGAGTCGCGCGGAGTATCCGGCGCGTTGCTGGCCGTTGCCGAAAAATACCCGGATCTTAAAGCCGACGGCCAGTTCCTGTCACTGCAGCGGTCGCTGGCGGACACAGAAGAGCGCCTGGCGTTGGCCCGGGATTACTACAATTCCATCGCCACCTTTTTCCGGACGCGGCTGGAGGTTTTCCCGGACGCGCTTTTAGGGCGGCTGCTGGGTTTCCAACCCCTGCCCCTGCTTCAAGCCGAGACTTTCGAGCGGGCGGCGGTCGCGATAAATCTGGTCGACTAA